In a genomic window of Leucoraja erinacea ecotype New England unplaced genomic scaffold, Leri_hhj_1 Leri_326S, whole genome shotgun sequence:
- the LOC129693523 gene encoding probable G-protein coupled receptor 139, with amino-acid sequence MHEPPKGAVYAIYYPVLAAVGVPVNIIAMVILSRGRCGLSKCITLYLVAMAASDLMVLITAVILQRIVGIYFPGSYLSLTWACRFKSPIAYACRDSSVWLTVAFTFDRFVAICCRNFQRKYCTKETAAPVVAAIVVLSFFKNFSFFFLFEPLYIADNLAWYCRLIPSFYTSPWWRAYSYFNHITTPLVPFALILLLNVLTVKHIVAAGRVRKSLRDNSLPGKGPDPEMENRKKSIVLLFSISGNVILLWMTYIIHYLYSRMTETYKYSGYNDPVFILAEAGNMLLLLSCCTNTFIYTVTQSKFRDQLKTMLTYPFTQFAKLT; translated from the exons ATGCACGAACCGCCGAAAGGCGCTGTGTATGCGATCTACTATCCGGTGTTGGCCGCGGTTGGTGTCCCAG TTAACATTATAGCCATGGTGATCCTGTCGCGGGGGAGGTGCGGTCTATCCAAGTGTATCACTCTCTACCTGGTTGCCATGGCGGCGTCGGATTTGATGGTTCTCATCACCGCCGTCATTCTACAACGCATCGTCGGCATCTACTTTCCCGGGAGTTACCTGTCGCTCACCTGGGCCTGCCGCTTCAAGTCCCCAATCGCTTATGCATGCAGAGACTCCTCCGTCTGGCTCACCGTCGCCTTCACCTTCGATCGTTTTGTGGCCATTTGTTGTCGCAACTTTCAACGCAAGTACTGCACCAAAGAGACGGCAGCGCCCGTCGTCGCCGCCATTGTAGTTTTGAGCTTTTTTAAgaatttctccttttttttccttttcgaaCCGCTGTACATCGCAGACAACCTCGCTTGGTATTGCCGATTAATCCCAAGCTTTTATACCTCGCCGTGGTGGCGAGCTTACTCATACTTTAATCACATCACCACACCCCTAGTACCGTTCGCGCTTATATTGTTGCTGAATGTTCTGACCGTCAAACACATCGTCGCCGCCGGCAGAGTCCGGAAGTCATTGCGGGATAACTCTCTCCCCGGGAAAGGTCCTGACCCCGAGATGGAGAACCGCAAGAAGTCGATCGTTTTACTATTCAGCATTTCGGGCAACGTCATCTTGCTGTGGATGACGTACATCATTCACTATTTGTACTCTCGAATGACTGAAACTTATAAGTACTCCGGATACAATGACCCGGTGTTTATTCTTGCCGAAGCGGGCAATATGCTTCTGCTTCTCAGTTGCTgcaccaacacatttatttaTACAGTGACCCAGAGTAAATTCAGAGATCAGCTGAAGACAATGTTAACTTACCCGTTCACCCAGTTTGCTAAATTAACTTAG